The following are encoded together in the Daucus carota subsp. sativus chromosome 5, DH1 v3.0, whole genome shotgun sequence genome:
- the LOC108220665 gene encoding ethylene-responsive transcription factor ERF011-like: protein MEGSTDCCSSNLDDKRKHSKHQENTKIYRGIRMRKWGKWVAEIREPNKRSRIWLGSYSSPVAAARAYDTAVFYLRGPSARLNFPELITDEPGDQLHDLSAASIRKKATEVGARVDALQASHHGSNDSSNVSNSGRVYHKPDLNEFPSPESSEDN, encoded by the coding sequence atgGAGGGCAGCACCGATTGTTGTTCATCAAATCTCGATGATAAAAGAAAGCACTCTAAGCACCAGGAGAACACCAAGATCTACAGAGGAATCAGGATGCGCAAGTGGGGAAAATGGGTGGCCGAGATTCGGGAGCCGAATAAACGGTCTCGGATTTGGCTCGGCTCGTATTCGTCCCCGGTTGCGGCGGCTCGGGCGTATGACACGGCCGTGTTTTACCTCAGAGGCCCCTCGGCTCGGCTTAATTTTCCCGAGCTGATAACGGATGAGCCAGGGGATCAGCTTCATGACTTGTCTGCGGCTTCTATTAGGAAAAAAGCTACTGAGGTTGGAGCTAGGGTTGACGCTCTTCAGGCCTCTCATCATGGTTCTAATGATTCTTCGAATGTTTCGAATTCGGGTAGGGTTTATCACAAACCTGACTTGAATGAGTTCCCGAGCCCCGAATCATCAGAAGACAACTAG
- the LOC108223301 gene encoding protein transport protein SEC24 A, translating to MGTEDPNRAYIPSRPAPSPFAATQGIRPNILNRPIVGPDASAFRPTPPPPQQNTTPFSSSGPAESGSAIKPNMHPASHPITPFSSSGPVSGTETPEFRPSYSARSITPSTNAVPPQSGPPASGPFQRFPSPQFPSTIQAPPPQASPAGQQFFPPQTRPQISTAPTGPPPTINSMPSGANIPNSSVDSSIFAPRPNLQPSFSQMGPSNFVRGTMQSAYQAYPGKQPPVVTQPPPVKSAAFVPHQENYRASPPAGPTPYLSSQGGFGAPPVATSTGPFSREQMRPTGSGPPMGPVQGLIEDFSSLTLGSVPGSFDSGLDPKTLPRPLDGDVKPKSFAEMYPMNSDSRYIRLTTSAIPNSQSLVSRWHLPLGAVVCPLAEAPVGEEVPVVNFASMGIIRCRRCRTYVNPYVTFTDSGRKWKCNICALLNDVPAEYYAPLDATGRRSDLDQRPELSKGSVEFVAPPEYMVRPPMPTLYFFLIDVSVSAVRSGMIQVVAETIKSCLDRLPGSSRTQIGFITYDSTIHFYNIKSSLTQPQMMVVSDLDDIFVPLPDDLLVNLSESRSVVEALVDSLPSMFQDNVNVESAFGPALKAAFMIMSQLGGKLLIFQNTLPSLGVGRLRLRGDDIRVYGTDKEHTIRIPEDPFYKQMAADFTKYQISANVYAFSDKYNDVASLGILAKYTGGQLYYYPSFQSAIHKEKLRHELARDLTRETAWEAVMRIRCGKGVRFTSYHGNFMLRSTDLLALPAVDCDKAYAMQLSLEDTLLTTQTVYFQVALLYTSSNGERRIRVHTMAAPVVAELGEMYRQADTGAIVSLLSRLAIEKSLSYKLEEARNSILLRLVKALREYRNLYAVQHRVGNRMIYPESLRFLPLYALTLCKSTPLRGGYGDVQLDERCAAGYTIMALPVNKLLKLLYPTLVRIDEHLVKALPKTDELKNICKALPLTAESLDAGGLYIFDDGFRFVIWFGKMLSPTIAMNLLGDDFTTDYSRVSLSERDNEMSRKLMRLLQKFRECDPSYYQSCHLVRQGEQPREGFFMLANLVEDQVGGMNGYVDWIQQIHRQIQQNA from the exons ATGGGGACTGAAGATCCCAATCGTGCATATATACCTTCACGGCCTGCCCCCTCACCCTTTGCTGCCACACAAGGTATTAGACCTAATATATTAAACCGTCCTATCGTTGGACCAGATGCCTCTGCCTTTAGGCCAACTCCGCCTCCTCCTCAACAGAATACTACCCCATTTTCATCATCAGGACCGGCTGAATCTGGTTCTGCTATAAAGCCAAATATGCATCCTGCATCACATCCCATAACTCCTTTTTCATCATCTGGGCCGGTTTCGGGTACAGAGACCCCTGAATTCAGACCTTCATACTCAGCTAGGTCTATTACTCCATCCACAAATGCAGTACCACCACAATCTGGTCCACCAGCATCAGGACCTTTTCAACGATTCCCATCCCCACAATTTCCCTCAACGATTCAAGCACCGCCTCCTCAGGCTTCACCTGCAGGACAACAATTTTTCCCCCCACAAACTAGGCCTCAAATTTCAACGGCACCAACTGGACCTCCACCTACTATAAACAGTATGCCGTCAGGTGCGAATATTCCCAACTCATCTGTAGATTCTTCAATCTTTGCTCCAAGACCAAACTTGCAGCCATCATTTTCCCAGATGGGTCCATCTAATTTTGTTCGCGGAACCATGCAATCAGCTTACCAAGCCTATCCTGGTAAGCAACCTCCTGTTGTTACCCAACCCCCACCTGTAAAGTCTGCAGCATTTGTTCCTCATCAAGAGAATTACCGTGCTTCTCCTCCGGCAGGACCCACTCCTTACCTTTCTTCTCAAGGTGGTTTTGGCGCTCCCCCAGTTGCAACATCTACTGGCCCGTTCTCGAGGGAGCAAATGAGACCCACGGGATCTGGACCTCCTATGGGACCTGTGCAAGGATTAATAGAAGATTTTAGTTCACTCACTCTGGGGTCTGTTCCAGGATCATTCGATTCAGGACTGGATCCTAAGACTTTGCCACGGCCTTTGGATGGTGACGTGAAGCCAAAATCTTTTGCTGAGATGTACCCCATGAATTCTGATTCCAGATATATAAGGCTAACAACTAGTGCCATACCAAACTCGCAATCACTAGTTTCCAGGTGGCATTTACCTCTTGGTGCAGTTGTTTGTCCACTTGCTGAAGCTCCTGTTGGG GAGGAAGTGCCAGTTGTTAACTTTGCTTCAATGGGGATCATTCGCTGTAGAAGATGTCGCACATATGTGAATCCCTACGTGACTTTCACAGATAGTGGGAGAAAGTGGAAATGCAACATCTGTGCTCTGCTTAATGATG TTCCAGCCGAATATTATGCCCCTCTAGATGCCACTGGTAGAAGAAGTGATTTGGATCAGCGGCCAGAGCTTAGCAAAGGTAGTGTGGAGTTTGTTGCTCCACCTGAATACATGGTGCGGCCACCCATGCCAACgctttattttttcttgatcgATGTGTCAGTATCTGCAGTCAGAAGTGGAATGATTCAG GTAGTGGCAGAAACTATCAAGTCTTGTTTGGACAGGTTGCCGGGAAGCTCCAGGACACAGATTGGGTTCATTACTTATGACAGCACAATTCACTTCTATAATATCAAG TCGTCTTTGACGCAGCCCCAAATGATGGTGGTGTCGGATCTGGATGATATATTCGTTCCCTTGCCAGATGATCTCCTTGTTAACTTGTCAGAATCAAGAAGTGTTGTGGAAGCACTAGTGGATAGCTTGCCTTCCATGTTTCAGGACAATGTCAATGTGGAATCTGCTTTTGGTCCAGCACTTAAAGCTGCATTTATGATCATG AGTCAACTTGGTGGTAAACTGTTGATTTTCCAGAATACACTCCCGTCACTTGGTGTTGGTCGCTTGAGGTTGCGCGGTGATGATATTCGTGTTTATGGAACAGATAAAGAGCACACGATTAGAATACCAGAAGATCCCTTTTATAAACAGATGGCTGCTGATTTCACTAAGTACCAGATTTCCGCCAATGTGTATGCATTCAGCGACAAGTATAATGATGTTGCTTCCTTAG GTATTCTGGCCAAATATACTGGTGGACAGTTGTATTACTATCCAAGCTTCCAATCTGCCATTCACAAAGAGAAGTTAAGACATGAGTTAGCCAGAGACCTGACTAGAGAAACTGCCTGGGAAGCTGTTATGCGGATAAGATGCGGAAAGG GTGTGCGTTTTACATCTTATCATGGGAACTTCATGTTGAGATCCACTGATCTATTAGCTCTACCAGCAGTAGACTGTGATAAAGCTTATGCAATGCAGTTATCCCTGGAGGATACATTGCTGACAACTCAGACAGTTTATTTCCAGGTTGCTTTGTT ATACACTTCCTCCAATGGAGAAAGGCGGATAAGGGTACACACGATGGCAGCACCCGTGGTTGCAGAGTTAGGAGAGATGTATCGACAGGCTGACACTGGTGCCATTGTTTCGTTGCTTTCAAGACTAG CAATTGAGAAAAGTCTGTCCTATAAACTAGAAGAAGCTCGCAATTCTATTTTACTCAGACTTGTCAAAGCTCTCAGAGAATATCGAAATTTATATGCTGTGCAGCATCGTGTTGGAAACAGGATGATCTATCCAGAGTCATTAAGATTCCTCCCTTTGTATGCGTTAACACTGTGCAAATCAACACCCTTACGTGGGGGTTATGGTGATGTTCAACTTGATGAACGCTGTGCAGCAGGATACACCATAATGGCTTTGCCAGTAAATAAACTTTTGAAGCTTCTGTACCCTACCTTGGTGCGAATTGATGAGCACCTTGTCAAA GCACTACCAAAAACTGATGAACTCAAAAATATATGCAAGGCGCTACCACTTACTGCAGAGAGCTTAGATGCTGGTGGTCTTTATATTTTCGATGATGGTTTTAGGTTTGTCATATGGTTTGGGAAAATGCTGTCACCAACTATTGCTATGAATCTACTTGGTGATGACTTCACAACAGATTACTCAAGG GTTTCCTTATCAGAGCGTGACAATGAAATGTCAAGGAAGCTAATGCGCTTACTTCAAAAGTTTAGAGAGTGTGACCCATCATATTATCAGTCGTGTCATCTTGTTAGACAAGGTGAACAGCCAAGAGAAGGCTTCTTCATGTTGGCAAACCTTGTTGAAGACCAAGTTGGTGGTATGAATGGCTATGTTGACTGGATCCAACAAATTCATCGGCAAATTCAGCAAAACGCATAA
- the LOC108222565 gene encoding uncharacterized protein LOC108222565, with amino-acid sequence MDKVDLEIHFDGKFQKSPYLKYVGGKIKMCKNYDVDVLSYFELLDLAREDATNQSILGLYFRLFSRDLDAGYLKLQSDGDVMQMLRYGSGMNTKFEIYSEHEVDENFEVEDDQKSCDNMSNSDEELVNVRKRKLQFYQGDGDNEIDFERGEKNETCTQSGEINGTSVNNKTVNYAENEINQEEEVKILFDEDLYTSDDEDRRCLEEIEEANGVFTKELYYNEKTNYRDIELAIGMKFADRHELRHAIKSHSVAKGLVIKYLKSESTRVLAVCGYPDICKWRLWATKMSSEESFQIKSLNDNHTCIRDYNASVVDSTWLAKEYARKIRDNPSWKLKDMQADVFTNYGLTVTLNQCWKAKQKAVGEIEIDLEKHYAMLFDYAEEIEKTNPGSRVVVDISNEDGGRFFKRIYICFAGIKRGWKECCRKVIGLDGCWLKGKCKGELLSAIGRDANDQMYPICWAVVEGESYASWNWFIRHLLMDLGPEGIMSTGHGWTIISDQQKGLLKSVAELLPNAEHRNCARHIYANFRKKWDGGHYRKLFWAAAKSTTKEEFGRTINKISKHSKQAYAWLIDHDPNVWSRAFFSCVTKCTNIENNMSEVFNGSILSARDKLIIFMLEDIRRAILDRVEKNFPKILKNNADPLCPNIRKKLEDLKAKYRFWTLKHNCEGKFEIFLGNSSGYIVNMREQTCSCNMWQLSGIPCVHAISAIYYGNGNPDDYVDAAYKKETYWKTYTNYMQPLEGSDMWPKSKLVPVLPPMQRRMPGRPKKARRKEMHEDNAKGTSLKANGAVQVSKKGVQMTCSNCGEIGHNKKTCKNSPKKKTLEVEKPKNKGGRPKVQKAASSSILKPKKKNKDVGVGLYTDPKTGKMYLNGYLLPSGGRAEESSSAGMAGPNPPSNENVANNAAIPIQTSEPTDLVPTSPDSSFISQLVELYRTIDTPRTIKTGDINSTSTSRSP; translated from the exons ATGGACAAAGTAGACTTGGAGATTCATTTTGATGGTAAATTCCAGAAATCGCCTTATCTCAAATATGTTGGAGGTAAAATTAAAATGTGCAAGAATTATGATGTTGATGTTCTTAGTTATTTTGAGTTACTTGACTTGGCAAGAGAAGATGCAACAAATCAATCTATACTAGGGTTGTATTTTCGACTATTTAGCAGAGACTTAGACGCAGGCTATTTAAAGTTACAAAGTGATGGGGATGTGATGCAAATGTTGAGATATGGTTCTGGGATGAACACCAAATTTGAGATATATAGTGAACACGAGGTTGATGAGAATTTTGAAGTAGAGGATGACCAAAAGAGTTGTGATAATATGTCTAACAGTGATGAAGAGTTGGTCAatgtaagaaaaagaaaactgcAATTCTATCAGGGGGATGGTGATAATGAGATAGATTTTGAGAGGGGAGAAAAAAATGAGACTTGCACTCAGAGTGGAGAAATAAATGGGACTTCTGTTAACAATAAAACTGTGAATTATGCCGAAAATGAAATTAATCAAGAAGAAGAGGTGAAAATTTTGTTCGATGAAGATTTATATAcaagtgatgatgaagacagAAGATGTCTAGAAGAGATTGAGGAAGCAAATGGGGTATTTACAAAAGAACTGTATTATAATGAGAAGACCAATTACAGAGATATTGAACTAGCTATCGGGATGAAATTTGCTGATCGTCATGAATTGAGACACGCAATTAAATCTCACTCTGTTGCTAAAGGGCTTGTAATCAAGTATTTAAAAAGTGAAAGTACTAGAGTACTTGCGGTGTGCGGGTATCCAGACATATGCAAGTGGAGATTGTGGGCCACTAAAATGTCAAGTGAAGAGAGTTTCCAAATAAAATCATTGAATGATAACCACACTTGCATAAGAGACTACAATGCATCTGTTGTGGATAGTACTTGGCTAGCAAAAGAGTACGCAAGAAAGATCAGAGATAATCCTAGTTGGAAGCTAAAAGATATGCAAGCTGATGTTTTCACAAATTATGGTTTGACGGTAACTTTAAACCAGTGTTGGAAGGCTAAACAAAAGGCCGTAGGAGAGATTGAGATCGACTTGGAAAAACATTATGCAATGTTATTTGATTATGCAGAGGAAATTGAAAAGACTAATCCTGGCAGTAGAGTTGTGGTTGATATATCCAACGAAGATGGGGGCAGATTTTTTAAGAGAATTTATATATGCTTTGCTGGTATCAAACGAGGGTGGAAAGAGTGTTGTAGAAAGGTGATAGGTCTAGACGGATGTTGGCTTAAGGGTAAGTGCAAAGGTGAATTGTTGTCAGCAATCGGAAGAGATGCTAATGATCAAATGTATCCAATCTGTTGGGCAGTTGTCGAGGGAGAATCATATGCCAGCTGGAATTGGTTTATTCGTCACTTATTAATGGATTTGGGGCCTGAGGGAATAATGAGCACCGGACATGGATGGACCATAATTTCAGATCagcaaaag GGGTTACTAAAATCTGTGGCCGAGCTTCTTCCAAATGCGGAGCATAGGAACTGTGCTAGACATATATATGCAAACTTTAGAAAAAAATGGGATGGAGGCCATTATCGGAAGTTATTCTGGGCAGCAGCAAAGAGCACCACCAAGGAAGAGTTTGGCAGGAccataaataaaattagtaaGCATTCAAAACAAGCTTATGCATGGCTTATTGATCATGACCCTAATGTCTGGAGTAGGGCATTTTTCAGTTGTGTGACAAAATGCACAAATATAGAGAATAATATGTCTGAGGTATTTAATGGAAGCATATTAAGTGCTAGAGATAAGCTCATTATTTTCATGTTGGAAGATATTAGAAGAGCAATTTTGGATAGGGTGGAGAAAAATTTTccaaagattttaaaaaacaatgCAGATCCTCTATGTCCCAATATAAGGAAAAAATTGGAAGATTTGAAAGCTAAATATAGATTTTGGACTTTAAAACATAATTGTGAgggtaaatttgaaatttttcttgGGAATTCATCTGGATATATTGTGAATATGAGAGAGCAGACATGTAGTTGCAATATGTGGCAGTTAAGTGGCATTCCCTGTGTACATGCAATTAGTGCTATATATTATGGTAATGGGAATCCTGATGACTATGTTGATGCTGCATACAAGAAAGAAACTTACTGGAAAACATACACAAACTATATGCAACCACTAGAGGGTAGTGATATGTGGCCTAAGAGCAAACTAGTGCCTGTACTTCCGCCGATGCAAAGGAGAATGCCAGGGAGACCTAAAAAAGCAAGAAGAAAGGAAATGCACGAAGATAATGCTAAAGGTACTTCTTTAAAAGCTAACGGAGCAGTGCAAGTTAGCAAGAAAGGAGTGCAGATGACATGTAGTAATTGTGGAGAAATCGGACATAATAAGAAAACTTGCAAGAATTCACCAAAGAAAAAGACTCTGGAAGTTGAGAAACCAAAAAACAAAGGCGGGAGGCCAAAGGTTCAAAAAGCAGCATCAAGTTCTATTCTaaaaccaaaaaagaaaaataaagatgTTGGAGTTGGATTGTATACTGATCCTAAAACAGGGAAGATGTATTTAAAt GGTTATTTACTCCCTAGTGGAGGCCGAGCTGAAGAAAGTTCAAGCGCAGGAATGGCAGGTCCAAATCCACCGAGCAATGAAAATGTTGCGAATAATGCTGCAATACCAATCCAAACATCCGAGCCTACAGATTTAGTTCCGACCTCGCCTGATAGTTCTTTTATATCCCAG CTTGTGGAATTGTATAGAACAATTGACACTCCAAGAACAATCAAGACGGGGGATATAAATTCCACATCAACGTCAAGAA GTCCATGA
- the LOC108220630 gene encoding WUSCHEL-related homeobox 4 isoform X1 produces MGGNMKVHQYEFPRGMLIRSWDQQSQLIESASPASLSSFCQRFRPLLPSSHTTSGSNSSTAFRFDLKSFIKPHHCSSNETNVVSSGSDDKVGDHRLTQVQVETTTHPGGTRWNPTQEQIGILERLYKEGMRTPNSQQIEQITSQLAKFGKIEGKNVFYWFQNHKARQRQKMKRRSLGLAHSPRTSMATISSTSSSMEDQEFEDGPLKRKRGARSFLERSECDEMSTREDNRGVSTKFEALSDGLSGLLTNSTLNVQNQTLELFPLHPEGRSRLIIN; encoded by the exons ATGGGTGGAAACATGAAGGTGCATCAGTATGAGTTTCCGCGAGGAATGTTGATCAGAAGCTGGGATCAGCAGTCACAGCTAATCGAATCCGCGTCTCCCGCGAGCCTTTCGAGTTTTTGCCAGCGCTTCCGCCCTTTGCTCCCTAGTAGCCACACTACTAGTGGCAGCAACAGCAGCACTGCCTTCCGGTTTGATCTCAAGAGTTTTATTAAGCCTCATCATTGCAGCTCAAATGAAACAAATGTTGTTTCTTCAGGCTCTGATGACAAAGTTGGGGATCATCGATTGACTCAG GTGCAGGTGGAGACGACGACGCACCCTGGAGGGACGAGATGGAACCCGACGCAAGAGCAAATAGGGATATTAGAGAGGTTGTACAAGGAAGGAATGCGCACCCCGAATTCACAACAAATCGAACAAATCACCTCGCAGCTAGCGAAGTTCGGCAAGATCGAAGGCAAAAATGTGTTTTACTGGTTCCAGAACCACAAAGCCCGCCAAAGGCAGAAGATGAAGCGTCGTAGCCTTGGCCTTGCTCACTCTCCGCGAACCTCCATGGCCACGATATCGTCAACAAGCAGCTCAATG gAAGATCAAGAATTTGAAGATGGTCCATTGAAAAGGAAGCGCGGAGCAAGGTCATTTCTTGAAAGATCAGAATGTGATGAAATGAGCACCCGAGAAGATAACAGAGGCGTCTCAACCAAATTTGAGGCCTTAAGCGACGGTTTATCTGGCCTTTTAACTAACTCTACCTTGAATGTTCAAAACCAGACGCTAGAGCTCTTCCCATTACACCCAGAAGGCAGATCacgattaataattaattaa
- the LOC108220630 gene encoding WUSCHEL-related homeobox 4 isoform X2, giving the protein MGGNMKVHQYEFPRGMLIRSWDQQSQLIESASPASLSSFCQRFRPLLPSSHTTSGSNSSTAFRFDLKSFIKPHHCSSNETNVVSSGSDDKVGDHRLTQVETTTHPGGTRWNPTQEQIGILERLYKEGMRTPNSQQIEQITSQLAKFGKIEGKNVFYWFQNHKARQRQKMKRRSLGLAHSPRTSMATISSTSSSMEDQEFEDGPLKRKRGARSFLERSECDEMSTREDNRGVSTKFEALSDGLSGLLTNSTLNVQNQTLELFPLHPEGRSRLIIN; this is encoded by the exons ATGGGTGGAAACATGAAGGTGCATCAGTATGAGTTTCCGCGAGGAATGTTGATCAGAAGCTGGGATCAGCAGTCACAGCTAATCGAATCCGCGTCTCCCGCGAGCCTTTCGAGTTTTTGCCAGCGCTTCCGCCCTTTGCTCCCTAGTAGCCACACTACTAGTGGCAGCAACAGCAGCACTGCCTTCCGGTTTGATCTCAAGAGTTTTATTAAGCCTCATCATTGCAGCTCAAATGAAACAAATGTTGTTTCTTCAGGCTCTGATGACAAAGTTGGGGATCATCGATTGACTCAG GTGGAGACGACGACGCACCCTGGAGGGACGAGATGGAACCCGACGCAAGAGCAAATAGGGATATTAGAGAGGTTGTACAAGGAAGGAATGCGCACCCCGAATTCACAACAAATCGAACAAATCACCTCGCAGCTAGCGAAGTTCGGCAAGATCGAAGGCAAAAATGTGTTTTACTGGTTCCAGAACCACAAAGCCCGCCAAAGGCAGAAGATGAAGCGTCGTAGCCTTGGCCTTGCTCACTCTCCGCGAACCTCCATGGCCACGATATCGTCAACAAGCAGCTCAATG gAAGATCAAGAATTTGAAGATGGTCCATTGAAAAGGAAGCGCGGAGCAAGGTCATTTCTTGAAAGATCAGAATGTGATGAAATGAGCACCCGAGAAGATAACAGAGGCGTCTCAACCAAATTTGAGGCCTTAAGCGACGGTTTATCTGGCCTTTTAACTAACTCTACCTTGAATGTTCAAAACCAGACGCTAGAGCTCTTCCCATTACACCCAGAAGGCAGATCacgattaataattaattaa
- the LOC108221820 gene encoding uncharacterized protein LOC108221820 isoform X2 — MDLQEFKYQCTGEQIVSIQEKLYTSFHLIIILHTEEIKFFAHTKSDSRPLPGYAPTTEYNLVFTDQYQFLMLSQGSLDELNSQLEEPLPINHFRPRYP, encoded by the exons ATGGACTTGCAGGAATTCAAGTACCAATGTACTGGGGAACAAATTGTTTCCATACAAGAAAAGTTATATACAAGCTTTCACCTGATCATAATATTACACACTG AGGAAATAAAGTTTTTTGCTCATACAAAGTCTGACTCCAGGCCTCTCCCCGGTTATGCTCCTACAACCGAATACAATCTTGTGTTTACCGACCAGTATCAGTTTCTAATGCTTTCCCAG GGATCTTTAGATGAACTTAATAGCCAGCTGGAGGAGCCTTTACCTATTAATCATTTCCGCCCCAG GTACCCTTAG
- the LOC108221820 gene encoding uncharacterized protein LOC108221820 isoform X1 encodes MESLFSQVFRAVLSILNDFVAFFTACNRHQLRHGLAGIQVPMYWGTNCFHTRKVIYKLSPDHNITHWPLPGYAPTTEYNLVFTDQYQFLMLSQGSLDELNSQLEEPLPINHFRPRYP; translated from the exons ATGGAATCACTTTTTTCTCAG GTCTTTCGAGCTGTTCTGAGCATCTTAAACGATTTTGTTGCATTCTTCACAGCCTGCAATCGTCACCAACTAAG GCATGGACTTGCAGGAATTCAAGTACCAATGTACTGGGGAACAAATTGTTTCCATACAAGAAAAGTTATATACAAGCTTTCACCTGATCATAATATTACACACTG GCCTCTCCCCGGTTATGCTCCTACAACCGAATACAATCTTGTGTTTACCGACCAGTATCAGTTTCTAATGCTTTCCCAG GGATCTTTAGATGAACTTAATAGCCAGCTGGAGGAGCCTTTACCTATTAATCATTTCCGCCCCAG GTACCCTTAG